The following proteins are co-located in the Kiritimatiellia bacterium genome:
- a CDS encoding 4Fe-4S dicluster domain-containing protein, which translates to MKRIYVREEYCLGCRLCEINCMVRRSRSKKIIKAFTRERDTLQASLRVENTGPLSFAVQCRHCTDAPCIAACITGAMRRDPQTGAVVCDETRCAGCWSCIMVCPAGAVQRGREHKVVSKCDLCMSENTPVCVVNCPNEALVYEER; encoded by the coding sequence ATGAAACGCATCTACGTCAGGGAAGAATATTGTCTCGGATGCCGGTTGTGCGAAATAAACTGCATGGTCCGGCGCTCCAGGTCAAAGAAAATCATCAAGGCGTTCACCAGGGAACGCGATACGCTCCAGGCCTCCCTGCGAGTGGAAAACACCGGTCCGCTTTCCTTTGCCGTCCAATGCCGCCATTGCACCGACGCCCCCTGCATCGCGGCCTGCATAACCGGCGCCATGCGCCGCGACCCGCAGACAGGCGCGGTCGTCTGCGACGAAACCCGCTGTGCCGGATGCTGGAGTTGTATCATGGTCTGCCCCGCCGGCGCCGTCCAGCGCGGCCGGGAACACAAAGTTGTCTCAAAGTGCGATCTGTGCATGAGCGAAAACACGCCCGTTTGCGTCGTCAATTGCCCCAACGAGGCCCTGGTTTATGAAGAACGTTAA
- a CDS encoding glutamine synthetase family protein, with protein MKNTDAKEKVLKKAHDQKVRFIRLWFTDVLGALKSFAITIDELEGALDEGMGFDGSSIEGFARIHESDMIALPDPNTFAILPWRTTEDGTVGRMFCDILCPDGSPFAGDPRHVLKRNIAKAARMGYTFYVGPELEFFYFRNSSNVEPIDQGGYFDLTPLDVASDLRRDTILSLEAVGVKVEYSHHEVAPSQHEIDLRYTDALTMADNAMTYRLIVKEIALKHGLYATFMPKPIFGKNGSGMHVHQSLFKGNKNVFFDPTDKCHLSAQGRSYIAGLLTHSREICAVAAQWVNSYKRLVPGYEAPVYIAWAQRNRSALVRVPMYKPGKEKATRAEFRCPDPACNPYLAFSVMLAAGLKGMENNYELPGPIEDDIFKMSEKEREKRKIASLPGSLAEALAETEKSELVREALGEHVFEKFIENKRIEWDKYRTHVSQYEIDQYLSLL; from the coding sequence ATGAAAAACACGGATGCCAAGGAAAAAGTTCTGAAAAAAGCGCACGATCAAAAGGTCAGGTTTATCAGGCTCTGGTTCACGGACGTGCTGGGCGCCTTGAAAAGTTTCGCCATCACCATTGACGAACTTGAAGGAGCGCTTGACGAAGGAATGGGGTTTGACGGCTCATCCATAGAAGGTTTTGCGCGCATTCACGAAAGCGACATGATCGCGCTTCCGGATCCGAACACCTTTGCCATTCTCCCCTGGCGCACCACGGAGGACGGCACGGTGGGGCGGATGTTTTGCGACATTCTTTGCCCGGACGGATCGCCCTTCGCGGGCGATCCGCGGCATGTTCTCAAACGAAATATCGCCAAGGCCGCCAGAATGGGTTATACGTTCTACGTCGGGCCCGAGCTGGAATTTTTTTATTTCAGAAATTCAAGCAACGTGGAGCCTATTGACCAGGGAGGATATTTTGACCTGACGCCGCTGGATGTCGCCAGCGACCTGAGACGCGACACTATCCTGAGCCTGGAGGCCGTGGGAGTTAAAGTTGAGTACAGCCACCATGAAGTTGCCCCAAGCCAGCATGAAATAGATTTGCGCTATACGGACGCCCTGACCATGGCCGATAACGCCATGACCTACCGGCTCATTGTCAAGGAAATTGCGCTGAAACACGGGCTTTACGCGACCTTCATGCCGAAACCGATATTCGGCAAAAACGGAAGCGGAATGCACGTGCATCAATCCCTGTTCAAGGGCAACAAGAATGTTTTTTTTGACCCGACGGATAAATGCCATCTTTCCGCGCAGGGCCGGTCATATATTGCCGGATTGCTGACCCATTCGCGCGAAATATGCGCGGTGGCGGCACAATGGGTGAATTCATACAAAAGACTCGTGCCCGGATACGAAGCGCCGGTTTATATCGCCTGGGCGCAGCGCAACCGCTCGGCGCTTGTCAGGGTGCCGATGTATAAGCCCGGCAAAGAAAAAGCAACCCGGGCCGAATTCAGGTGTCCCGATCCGGCCTGCAACCCTTACCTGGCTTTTTCGGTGATGCTTGCCGCGGGACTGAAGGGCATGGAAAACAACTACGAGCTTCCAGGCCCAATTGAAGACGATATCTTCAAAATGTCGGAGAAGGAACGGGAAAAGCGCAAAATCGCCTCGCTCCCCGGAAGCCTGGCGGAAGCGCTGGCGGAAACGGAAAAAAGCGAACTGGTGCGCGAAGCATTGGGAGAGCACGTCTTTGAGAAATTCATAGAAAATAAAAGAATAGAATGGGATAAATATCGCACCCATGTCAGCCAATACGAGATTGACCAATATCTTTCCCTCCTGTGA
- a CDS encoding FAD-dependent oxidoreductase, producing the protein MKNVKTDCLIMGNSTAAIAAVEGIRSLDGKSSITIASRERRRAYSRPLISALLSGGMDGEKMYYRSEEFYADHNVRLKLGAEIVRVDAQKHLAWTAGNGAIEFGKFLIASGSRPFIPPIEGVKARGIFTHMDWDGAQAAADYIADNNINGREKSRAVVIGGGLIGLKAAEALRRRGLNVVVVEMAERLLASCLNARAAGIIGETMEAAGVEIMCGETMERILEKDGAADGVRLKKGGEIPARLVLIAAGAVPNVDIFRETEMKIDRGILIDEYCRASVPDIYAAGDAAQYRDTISGRSCVIPIFANAFSQGRTAGINMAGGRAAIMHNFAMNSAEIFGLPLVALGLSAAAPANAEVLEKTGRNERAYKRFVLDNNRIVGAIFAGDIDRAGIIAGIMRRKLDIGGIRDLLLTNEFGLLSLPAEYRKCVAAGEGIEV; encoded by the coding sequence ATGAAGAACGTTAAGACCGATTGCCTGATCATGGGAAATTCAACCGCGGCCATCGCCGCCGTGGAAGGGATACGTTCGCTGGACGGAAAATCATCCATCACGATCGCATCCCGGGAACGCCGCCGCGCCTATTCCCGCCCCCTGATTTCCGCCCTGCTCTCCGGCGGCATGGACGGCGAAAAAATGTATTACCGCTCGGAGGAATTCTACGCGGACCACAACGTCCGGCTGAAACTCGGCGCGGAAATTGTGCGCGTTGACGCGCAGAAACACCTGGCCTGGACGGCCGGCAACGGCGCCATTGAATTCGGAAAGTTTTTAATCGCTTCCGGCAGCCGGCCTTTCATTCCCCCGATTGAGGGCGTAAAAGCGCGCGGGATTTTCACGCATATGGATTGGGACGGCGCGCAGGCGGCGGCGGATTACATTGCGGACAACAACATCAACGGGCGCGAAAAATCACGCGCGGTCGTGATCGGCGGCGGCTTGATCGGCCTGAAGGCGGCGGAAGCCCTGCGCCGGCGCGGCCTGAACGTTGTTGTGGTTGAAATGGCGGAACGTCTGCTTGCCTCCTGCCTCAACGCCCGCGCCGCCGGGATAATCGGGGAAACCATGGAGGCGGCGGGCGTTGAAATAATGTGCGGCGAGACGATGGAACGCATTCTTGAAAAGGACGGCGCCGCGGACGGAGTGCGGCTGAAAAAAGGCGGCGAAATTCCGGCCCGGCTGGTTCTCATCGCCGCCGGCGCGGTACCGAACGTTGACATCTTCAGGGAAACGGAGATGAAAATTGACCGGGGGATTTTAATTGACGAGTATTGCCGCGCTTCCGTTCCGGATATATATGCCGCCGGAGACGCGGCGCAATACCGCGACACCATCAGCGGCCGTTCCTGCGTCATCCCCATATTTGCCAATGCCTTCAGTCAGGGCAGAACGGCCGGCATCAACATGGCCGGCGGCCGCGCGGCGATCATGCATAATTTCGCCATGAATTCCGCGGAAATATTCGGCCTGCCGCTGGTTGCGCTGGGATTGAGCGCCGCCGCGCCGGCAAACGCGGAGGTGCTGGAAAAAACCGGCCGGAACGAACGGGCTTATAAAAGATTTGTACTTGACAACAACCGCATTGTCGGCGCGATTTTTGCCGGCGACATTGACCGGGCGGGCATCATTGCCGGAATCATGCGCCGGAAACTGGATATCGGCGGAATAAGAGATTTGCTTCTGACAAATGAATTCGGTCTGCTTTCACTGCCGGCCGAATACCGCAA
- a CDS encoding glutamate synthase-related protein, whose translation MQTKKWLVQPEFEVTRDPERCIRCQVCVRQCANNVHQYDEEDEMVSSEGAFCVGCHRCAALCPTGAIKINQSELNFRPNANWTPAMIRNVYKQSEGGGILLSSMGNDRPFKNYWDMIVLNAAQVTNPSIDPLREPMELATSLGRKPDMVEVEKNGRGFSLKTKLAQQLHLEIPIMFSAMSYGSISLNASAALARAAMEAGTFANSGEGGLHWSLHPYAEHMIVQVASGRFGVNAEYLNRAAAVEIKIGQGAKPGIGGHLPGEKVDASISETRMIPEGTDAISPAPHHDIYSIEDLRQLITALKEVTRNAKPVLVKIAAVHNVAAIASGCVYAGADIVAIDGFRGGTGAAPAMIRDNVGIPIEFALAAVDERLRREGIRNRASLVAAGGLRCSADIVKAIALGADAVYIATAALVAMGCHLCQKCYTGKCNWGIATQDPYLMKRLNPDTAVRRLKNLLRGWELEIKEMLGGMGINAIESLRGNREHLRGVGLNQTELDALGIKTAGAGA comes from the coding sequence ATGCAAACAAAAAAATGGCTTGTCCAGCCCGAATTTGAAGTTACCCGCGACCCGGAACGTTGTATCCGCTGCCAGGTATGCGTCCGGCAGTGCGCCAACAACGTGCATCAATACGACGAAGAAGACGAGATGGTTTCTTCCGAAGGCGCCTTCTGCGTGGGATGCCACCGCTGTGCCGCGCTCTGTCCGACCGGCGCGATCAAAATCAACCAGTCCGAATTAAACTTCCGGCCCAACGCCAACTGGACGCCGGCCATGATCAGAAACGTCTATAAACAATCCGAGGGGGGCGGGATACTGCTCAGCTCAATGGGAAACGACCGCCCCTTTAAAAACTACTGGGACATGATCGTGCTGAACGCCGCCCAGGTCACGAACCCCTCCATTGATCCGCTCCGCGAGCCGATGGAACTAGCAACCAGTCTCGGACGGAAACCAGATATGGTTGAGGTTGAAAAAAACGGGCGCGGCTTCAGTCTCAAAACGAAGCTGGCGCAACAGCTTCACCTGGAAATTCCAATAATGTTTTCCGCCATGTCCTACGGCTCCATCAGCCTGAACGCCTCCGCGGCCCTGGCGCGCGCCGCCATGGAAGCCGGCACTTTTGCCAACTCCGGCGAAGGCGGACTGCACTGGTCGCTTCATCCTTACGCCGAACACATGATTGTCCAGGTCGCTTCCGGCCGTTTCGGCGTGAACGCCGAGTATCTGAACCGCGCCGCGGCCGTTGAAATCAAAATTGGGCAGGGCGCCAAACCCGGCATCGGCGGCCATCTGCCCGGAGAAAAAGTTGATGCTTCCATATCGGAAACCAGGATGATTCCGGAAGGAACCGACGCCATATCCCCGGCCCCGCATCACGACATTTATTCCATTGAAGACCTCCGCCAGCTGATTACGGCCCTGAAGGAGGTAACCCGGAACGCAAAACCGGTCCTGGTTAAAATCGCGGCCGTGCACAACGTGGCGGCCATCGCTTCGGGATGCGTGTATGCCGGGGCCGACATCGTAGCCATTGACGGGTTCCGCGGCGGCACCGGCGCGGCGCCCGCCATGATCCGCGACAACGTCGGCATCCCCATTGAATTCGCGCTCGCGGCCGTGGACGAACGTCTGCGCCGGGAAGGCATCCGCAACCGCGCCTCGCTGGTCGCGGCCGGGGGATTGCGCTGCAGCGCCGACATCGTCAAGGCGATCGCCCTGGGAGCCGACGCCGTTTATATCGCCACCGCCGCGCTCGTGGCCATGGGATGCCACCTGTGCCAGAAATGCTACACTGGAAAATGCAACTGGGGCATCGCCACCCAGGACCCTTATCTGATGAAAAGATTGAATCCTGACACGGCCGTCAGAAGGCTGAAAAACCTGCTCCGCGGATGGGAACTGGAAATCAAGGAAATGCTCGGCGGCATGGGAATAAACGCCATTGAAAGCCTGCGCGGCAACAGGGAACACCTGCGCGGAGTCGGGCTGAACCAGACGGAACTGGACGCGCTTGGAATCAAAACGGCGGGAGCGGGAGCATGA
- a CDS encoding sigma 54-interacting transcriptional regulator translates to MNKKTDSLKAKSATTGATEIDRLLGGVIAGDNIVWEVDSSAPVENLISCFLTACRNEEMPVVYVSFNHSPQTIINRYNPILPPHLFTLIDCFSSGKGNNDKMFTGFFKSSANAKIPRAKHIGNPADPANLQDALIRLGAESNKTSRYVFDSLTGMLDLWKDEDQVVRFFGHFCPRLFDLNTIACWLLEKDAHSSHFLAKVRHITQVVLEIALTDGRSTITVRKSSGRKCAEIGIPLRFDMDGGLLVITPESREGRELGLLRRVSEVLGNALTLNSFFEGIMEAIANELGMIRGTLVTLDKSSNKIRIASAHGLSREEKMRGEYAFGEGVTGNVVKTGIPEVVPDILKDPRFLDRTMTRKLDLSQPIAFICVPLRVDNEVVGAISMDRPFAVAEILEKDLRLLSIVAAIVSQVLKINRMIYLEKEEILARDKTHLRELRSRYRLDNVIGESNEIKRVLNTAATAAKSRASILVTGETGTGKELIANVVHYNSTRANGPFVKVNCGALPETLLESELFGHVKGAFTGALRDRAGRFALAGGGTIFLDEIGEMSPRLQVKLLRILQEREFEPVGSMRTLTTDVRVVTATSRNLQDEIKAGRFREDLYYRLNVIPIHLPPLRERRTDIPLLVNFFLEKYNRENKKNVRKMSQELLDILLDYPWPGNVRELENCIERAVVLSTGDALTESMLPAEVRDHKHIGGLRRMKIAPSNATAIAAATEQFCEDAGDLAGTRTLLLQTVEKSILSFALRQRISQRELAGKLGLSRMTLQNRLKKYGLK, encoded by the coding sequence ATGAATAAAAAAACCGACAGTTTGAAAGCAAAATCCGCCACCACCGGAGCGACGGAAATAGACCGGCTTCTGGGCGGCGTCATCGCCGGGGACAACATTGTCTGGGAAGTTGATTCAAGCGCCCCGGTTGAAAACCTGATTTCCTGTTTTCTGACCGCCTGCCGGAATGAAGAAATGCCGGTGGTCTACGTCAGTTTCAATCATTCGCCGCAGACCATCATCAACCGCTACAACCCAATCCTGCCCCCCCATTTGTTTACGCTGATAGATTGCTTTTCTTCCGGAAAGGGAAACAACGATAAAATGTTCACGGGCTTTTTCAAATCGTCCGCCAACGCGAAAATCCCCAGGGCAAAACACATTGGCAATCCCGCCGACCCGGCAAACCTTCAGGATGCCCTGATCCGGCTGGGCGCCGAAAGCAATAAAACTTCCCGGTATGTCTTTGACAGTCTGACCGGCATGCTGGACTTATGGAAAGATGAAGACCAGGTGGTCAGATTTTTCGGCCATTTTTGCCCGCGGCTCTTTGACCTGAATACGATCGCCTGCTGGCTGCTTGAAAAAGACGCTCATTCAAGCCATTTCCTCGCCAAAGTGCGGCATATCACCCAGGTCGTGCTGGAAATCGCCCTGACCGACGGACGTTCCACCATTACCGTCAGAAAATCCTCCGGCCGTAAATGCGCTGAAATCGGAATTCCACTACGGTTTGATATGGACGGCGGACTTCTGGTTATCACGCCGGAATCGCGCGAAGGGCGCGAACTGGGCTTGTTACGGCGCGTAAGCGAAGTGCTGGGCAACGCCCTGACCCTGAACTCGTTTTTTGAGGGCATTATGGAAGCCATCGCCAACGAGCTGGGCATGATCAGGGGCACGCTGGTTACCCTGGACAAATCTTCCAATAAAATCAGGATCGCCTCCGCGCATGGTCTGTCGCGCGAAGAAAAAATGCGCGGAGAATACGCGTTCGGCGAGGGCGTGACCGGAAACGTCGTCAAGACCGGTATCCCGGAAGTGGTTCCGGACATCCTAAAAGACCCGCGCTTTCTTGACCGCACAATGACCCGCAAGCTTGACTTGTCGCAACCCATCGCCTTTATCTGCGTCCCGCTCCGCGTGGACAACGAAGTCGTCGGCGCCATCAGCATGGACCGGCCGTTTGCGGTCGCCGAAATACTGGAAAAGGACCTGCGGCTCCTGTCCATCGTTGCCGCGATTGTCTCGCAGGTCCTCAAGATCAACCGCATGATTTACCTGGAAAAGGAGGAAATTCTCGCCCGGGACAAGACGCATTTGCGGGAACTGCGGAGCCGCTACCGGCTGGACAATGTTATCGGCGAAAGCAATGAAATCAAAAGGGTCCTCAACACGGCCGCCACGGCCGCAAAATCGCGCGCTTCCATCCTCGTTACCGGGGAAACCGGCACCGGCAAGGAATTGATCGCCAACGTTGTGCATTATAACAGCACGCGCGCCAACGGTCCGTTTGTCAAGGTGAACTGCGGCGCCCTGCCGGAAACACTGCTGGAATCGGAACTTTTCGGGCACGTCAAGGGCGCTTTTACCGGCGCCCTGCGGGACCGCGCGGGCCGTTTTGCGCTGGCCGGCGGCGGCACTATTTTTCTGGATGAAATAGGAGAAATGAGCCCGCGGCTTCAGGTTAAACTCTTGCGTATCCTCCAGGAAAGGGAATTTGAGCCGGTCGGAAGCATGCGGACGCTCACAACGGACGTGCGCGTGGTAACGGCAACCAGCCGAAATCTCCAGGATGAAATTAAAGCGGGGCGTTTCCGCGAAGACCTTTATTATCGGCTCAATGTCATTCCAATCCATCTGCCGCCGCTACGCGAACGCCGGACGGATATCCCCCTGTTGGTGAACTTTTTCCTGGAAAAATACAACCGTGAAAACAAAAAAAACGTCCGGAAAATGTCCCAGGAACTGCTGGACATCCTTCTGGATTATCCCTGGCCGGGCAACGTGCGCGAACTGGAAAACTGCATTGAACGCGCGGTCGTCTTGAGCACCGGCGACGCGCTCACGGAAAGCATGCTTCCCGCGGAAGTGCGCGATCACAAGCATATCGGGGGACTGCGGCGGATGAAAATTGCGCCGTCCAATGCCACAGCGATTGCCGCGGCAACCGAGCAGTTCTGCGAGGACGCCGGCGATCTGGCCGGGACGCGAACGCTCCTGCTCCAGACGGTTGAAAAATCCATTCTATCCTTCGCGCTCCGCCAGCGAATCAGCCAACGCGAATTGGCCGGAAAACTGGGTTTAAGCCGGATGACTCTGCAAAACCGGCTGAAAAAATACGGCCTGAAATAA